A genomic segment from Montipora foliosa isolate CH-2021 chromosome 9, ASM3666993v2, whole genome shotgun sequence encodes:
- the LOC137971618 gene encoding uncharacterized protein → MTHKWSTIGLKQPRIPELYTLTKIHKKTPVGRPIVSGSSGPTERVSSFVDSLLQPVAIKQESYIKDTTDFINFIENTQILDNVVLATLDVSSLYTNIPPEEGLTLYYAIAAITKKLPIPSRDLRELMRLILEENSFKFKEKPFVQTHGIAMGTKMAVAFSVIFMADLEKRLLAASPLKPLV, encoded by the coding sequence ATGACCCACAAATGGTCAACAATCGGTCTTAAACAACCACGTATACCAGAATTGTACACGCTGACTAAAATTCATAAGAAAACACCAGTCGGCAGACCAATCGTTTCTGGTAGCAGTGGCCCAACAGAGCGTGTCTCTAGTTTTGTAGACTCACTTCTACAACCTGTTGCAATAAAACAAGAGTCCTATATTAAAGACACTACCGACTTCATCAACTTTATTGAAAACACGCAAATTCTAGACAATGTGGTCCTTGCTACACTTGACGTTAGTTCTCTCTACACCAACATTCCTCCAGAAGAAGGATTGACGTTGTATTACGCTATTGCCGCTATTACGAAGAAATTACCTATCCCGTCAAGAGATCTACGGGAACTAATGCGGCTCATACTTGAAGAAAATTCttttaagtttaaagaaaaACCCTTCGTACAAACTCACGGCATTGCTATGGGAACTAAAATGGCGGTCGCTTTCTCCGTTATTTTTATGGCGGATCTTGAAAAACGACTGCTAGCGGCTAGCCCACTGAAACCCCTTGTTTAG